One Nodosilinea sp. PGN35 DNA window includes the following coding sequences:
- a CDS encoding glycosyltransferase family 2 protein, whose translation MHQIGVVTIGRNEGERLVRCLRSLQDNVPTGSPIVYVDSGSTDGSVAKARALGIHVVELDMAVPFTMARGRNTGFQYLVENFPHLLYVQFIDGDCEILPNWLESALAALEGNTALAIVCGRRRERFPEASPYNRLADMEWNTPVGETRACGGDMLARVEAIKAVGGYNPQMICGEEPEMCIRLRRKGWKIERLDADMTLHDAAMTRFGQWWKRSIRGGWAVAEGKAMYGQPPESYMLKEDKSGWLWGAIIPGLALTLAWPTRGLSLLLLLGYLVLGWKIYNYRRHQGDDPSNARVYAFFCTLSKLPQVLGQGRYWLNRWRNKPAVLIEYKPVPATSSET comes from the coding sequence ATGCATCAGATTGGCGTTGTGACTATTGGCCGCAATGAAGGCGAACGTCTAGTTCGCTGTCTCAGGTCTTTGCAGGACAACGTGCCGACGGGCAGCCCCATTGTCTACGTAGACTCTGGTTCAACCGACGGCAGCGTGGCTAAGGCCCGCGCCCTGGGAATTCACGTTGTCGAACTCGATATGGCTGTGCCGTTTACCATGGCCCGAGGGCGCAACACTGGCTTTCAGTACCTAGTCGAAAACTTTCCCCACCTGCTCTACGTGCAGTTTATCGACGGCGATTGCGAGATTCTGCCCAACTGGCTCGAATCAGCCCTGGCAGCCCTAGAGGGCAACACGGCCCTCGCCATTGTCTGCGGGCGACGGCGAGAGCGGTTTCCTGAAGCATCGCCCTACAATCGCCTGGCCGACATGGAGTGGAACACCCCGGTGGGCGAGACCCGAGCCTGCGGCGGCGACATGCTAGCTCGCGTAGAGGCCATTAAAGCGGTAGGCGGCTACAACCCTCAAATGATCTGCGGGGAAGAGCCGGAGATGTGTATTCGCCTCCGGCGGAAGGGCTGGAAAATAGAGCGTCTAGACGCCGATATGACCCTGCACGACGCGGCCATGACTCGCTTTGGCCAGTGGTGGAAGCGGTCGATTCGCGGCGGATGGGCTGTGGCGGAGGGAAAGGCGATGTATGGTCAACCGCCTGAGTCTTATATGCTTAAAGAAGACAAAAGCGGCTGGCTGTGGGGAGCAATTATTCCAGGGCTGGCGCTGACGCTAGCCTGGCCTACCCGTGGGCTAAGTTTGCTGCTGCTGCTGGGTTATCTAGTTTTGGGTTGGAAAATTTACAATTATCGCCGTCACCAGGGCGACGACCCTAGTAATGCCCGGGTGTATGCGTTTTTCTGTACTCTCTCAAAGCTGCCTCAGGTGCTGGGACAGGGCCGGTACTGGCTCAACCGCTGGCGGAACAAGCCCGCTGTGCTGATCGAATACAAACCCGTGCCAGCGACTAGCTCAGAGACTTAA
- a CDS encoding ABC transporter permease, whose amino-acid sequence MTWWRKLKTNRLAQLGAILLIVLYGVALGADFFAPYSPYESQLNGSLLPPTQVYWRDSETGRFFPHVYPTTQGAVDIDTGEREIIVDRTQPSALRIFHRNDQGRLTLFDTAGPARINLLGTDEQARDQFSRLIHGSRVSLSVGLIGIAISFPLGMLVGGLAGYFGGTVDAVLMRLVEVLMTIPSIYLLVALAAVLPAGISSTQRFLLIVLITSLVGWAGLARVIRGQVLSIKERDFVQASRVMGGRSLYIITRHILPQTATYGIIAATLAIPGFILAEAVLSFIGLGIQQPDASWGNMLTLATNASILVLQPWLVWPPAILIVVTSLAFNLLGDGLRDALDPRTLKQ is encoded by the coding sequence ATGACCTGGTGGCGCAAGCTTAAAACCAATCGCCTCGCTCAGCTGGGCGCTATTCTGCTGATCGTGCTCTACGGCGTAGCCCTGGGAGCCGACTTTTTTGCCCCCTACAGCCCCTACGAGTCGCAGCTCAACGGGTCGCTGCTGCCACCCACCCAGGTCTACTGGCGCGACAGCGAAACCGGGCGGTTCTTTCCCCACGTCTACCCCACCACCCAGGGAGCGGTGGATATCGACACCGGCGAGCGGGAGATTATTGTCGATCGCACCCAGCCCTCGGCCCTGCGCATCTTTCACCGCAACGACCAGGGGCGGCTCACGCTGTTTGACACCGCTGGCCCCGCCCGCATCAACCTGCTGGGCACCGACGAGCAGGCCCGCGACCAGTTCAGTCGGCTAATCCACGGCAGCCGGGTTAGCCTCAGCGTAGGGCTGATCGGCATTGCCATTTCGTTCCCGCTGGGCATGCTGGTGGGGGGCCTGGCGGGCTATTTTGGTGGGACGGTCGATGCCGTGCTGATGCGCCTGGTGGAAGTGCTGATGACGATTCCCAGCATTTACCTGCTGGTGGCCCTGGCGGCGGTGCTGCCCGCAGGCATCTCCAGCACCCAGCGATTTTTGCTCATCGTGCTGATCACCTCCCTGGTGGGCTGGGCTGGGCTGGCGCGGGTGATTCGCGGCCAGGTGTTGTCAATTAAAGAACGAGATTTTGTCCAGGCCAGTCGAGTCATGGGGGGGCGATCGCTCTACATCATCACCCGCCACATTTTGCCCCAAACTGCCACCTACGGTATTATTGCTGCCACCCTGGCGATTCCGGGCTTTATTTTGGCCGAGGCAGTGCTGAGCTTTATTGGTCTGGGTATCCAGCAGCCCGACGCCTCCTGGGGCAACATGCTCACCCTGGCCACCAACGCGTCGATTCTGGTGCTGCAACCCTGGCTGGTGTGGCCCCCGGCCATTCTCATTGTGGTGACGTCTCTGGCCTTTAACCTGCTGGGCGATGGCCTGCGCGATGCCCTCGATCCGCGCACCCTGAAGCAATAG
- the msrA gene encoding peptide-methionine (S)-S-oxide reductase MsrA, protein MVFFGLGKGKKSEMPAANEALPGRSTPMAVPDKHYVNGHPLVPPFPAGMEIALFGLGCFWGAERKFWQLEGVYTTSVGYAAGYTPNPTYQEVCSGLTGHNEVVQVVFDPAVVSYEQILKTFWESHNPTQGMRQGNDVGTQYRSGIYVYSEAQRQLAEASKQAYQDALKAAGYGSITTEILDAPEYYYAEEYHQQYLAKNPGGYCGLGGTNVACPVGVAV, encoded by the coding sequence ATGGTTTTCTTTGGTCTTGGCAAAGGCAAAAAGTCTGAAATGCCCGCCGCTAACGAAGCGCTACCCGGTCGGTCTACCCCCATGGCTGTGCCCGACAAGCACTACGTCAACGGCCATCCGCTGGTGCCGCCCTTCCCCGCCGGTATGGAAATTGCGCTCTTTGGCCTGGGCTGTTTTTGGGGAGCCGAGCGCAAGTTTTGGCAGCTAGAGGGGGTCTACACCACCTCGGTGGGCTACGCCGCTGGCTACACCCCCAACCCCACCTACCAGGAGGTCTGCTCGGGGCTGACCGGCCACAACGAAGTGGTGCAGGTCGTCTTTGACCCAGCGGTGGTGAGCTACGAGCAAATTCTCAAAACCTTTTGGGAAAGCCACAACCCCACCCAGGGCATGCGTCAGGGCAACGACGTTGGCACCCAATACCGCTCGGGAATCTACGTTTACTCTGAGGCTCAGCGTCAGCTGGCAGAAGCCTCGAAGCAAGCCTACCAGGACGCCCTCAAGGCCGCAGGGTACGGCTCCATTACTACCGAGATTCTAGACGCTCCAGAGTATTACTACGCCGAAGAGTACCACCAGCAGTATCTAGCCAAAAACCCAGGCGGCTACTGCGGTTTGGGCGGTACCAATGTAGCCTGCCCGGTAGGCGTGGCGGTATAA
- a CDS encoding glycosyltransferase family 4 protein encodes MRIAYFTGTYPRATDTFIQREVTGLRDLGLEVFTFAVRRPADDSIVGPEQIAERSQTNYLLPFNLGLMVKAHLTLLFGAPSRYVQGLKLAWATSQPGFKGFLYQLIYFVEAGILAHLITTQNIAHLHNHIASSSCTVAMLAAELGGFTFSFTMHGPHIFFEPYRWRVDEKIKHAKFVACISHFCRSQGMIFSRPDQWDKLKIVHCGVDPSLFETVTHQGPGKRLLYVGRLAAEKGLPVLLEALPELIDLEPELILTVVGDGADRALLEQQVSALGLQNHVRFLGYQSQSAVREHLKNTDIFVLPSFAEGIPVVLMEAMAAGVAVIATQVAGVSELVHSGINGYGVPPGDRQALSECISFLMKDADTRNRLGAAARTRVEQEFNVLTEVEKLYQLFTGETCGRADAAVDADTSAVV; translated from the coding sequence ATGCGCATTGCCTATTTTACCGGCACCTACCCTAGAGCTACTGATACTTTTATTCAGCGTGAGGTCACGGGGCTGAGAGATCTGGGACTAGAGGTCTTTACTTTTGCAGTACGCCGTCCTGCAGATGACAGTATTGTTGGCCCTGAGCAGATAGCGGAGCGATCGCAGACCAACTACCTGCTGCCCTTCAATCTTGGGCTGATGGTCAAGGCCCATCTAACGCTGCTGTTTGGTGCCCCGAGTCGTTACGTCCAGGGGCTAAAACTGGCCTGGGCCACGAGTCAGCCGGGGTTCAAGGGTTTTCTCTACCAGCTGATTTACTTTGTTGAGGCGGGCATTTTGGCCCATCTCATTACCACTCAAAATATTGCCCATCTGCACAACCACATTGCTAGCTCTAGCTGTACAGTGGCCATGCTGGCTGCCGAACTAGGTGGGTTTACCTTTAGCTTTACCATGCACGGCCCCCACATCTTTTTTGAGCCCTACCGGTGGCGGGTCGATGAGAAAATTAAGCACGCCAAATTTGTCGCCTGTATTAGCCATTTCTGCCGCAGTCAGGGCATGATTTTTTCGCGACCCGACCAGTGGGACAAGCTAAAAATCGTGCACTGTGGAGTTGACCCTAGCCTGTTTGAGACGGTGACGCACCAGGGCCCTGGCAAACGTCTGCTCTACGTGGGTAGGTTGGCGGCTGAAAAGGGCCTGCCGGTGCTGCTAGAGGCATTGCCCGAGCTGATCGATCTGGAGCCCGAGCTGATCTTGACCGTTGTCGGTGACGGAGCCGATCGGGCGCTGCTGGAGCAACAGGTCAGCGCCTTGGGTCTGCAAAACCATGTGCGCTTTTTGGGCTACCAATCTCAGTCAGCTGTGAGGGAGCACCTCAAAAACACCGATATATTTGTGCTGCCCAGCTTTGCCGAGGGTATCCCCGTGGTGCTGATGGAGGCTATGGCGGCGGGCGTGGCGGTGATCGCTACCCAGGTGGCTGGGGTGAGTGAGCTGGTGCACTCAGGGATAAATGGCTACGGGGTGCCACCGGGCGATCGCCAGGCGCTTTCAGAATGCATTAGCTTTTTGATGAAGGATGCCGACACCCGCAACCGCCTGGGCGCAGCGGCCAGAACCAGGGTCGAGCAAGAGTTTAACGTTCTGACAGAGGTTGAGAAGCTGTACCAGCTCTTTACCGGGGAGACCTGTGGGCGAGCCGATGCGGCGGTTGATGCTGACACCAGTGCCGTAGTCTAA
- a CDS encoding alpha/beta hydrolase: MSLSHGIGMAILGQFVEWTIALLAAIALFLSLWIVVPAPTLLLLPLGVGAPEVSPFLLLGQGLLLGLALLLGEAPVGYGGRPSMLWLFTLGCATAGLVLSSLPLLQLPAAVRRAEAQMQGGLGADYSNQIPAQVRPWLRSHPFILADLVRGLPQAAVSPEEGALPIAPQRQTVFTPDGVALALDFYQPPPSSTQQSPRPAIVTIYGGAWQRGDPAATARFSTYMAAQGYVVVAIDYRHAPDYRFPTQLEDVQTALAWVGDRASDYHIDPSRIALVGWSAGAHLALLAAYAPGGYPLRAVVNYYGPVNLAAGYYDPPVPDPIDTRAVLESFLGGTPEQLPELYRRASPIFSVGPGLPPTLLIYGQRDHVVKPSYGQQLYEQLQTSGNRAALIAIPWAEHAFDAVFRGPSNQIALYYTERFLAWALRPGP, translated from the coding sequence GTGTCGCTGTCGCATGGCATCGGCATGGCAATTTTGGGTCAGTTTGTGGAATGGACGATCGCACTTTTAGCGGCGATCGCCCTGTTTTTGAGCCTCTGGATTGTCGTTCCTGCCCCCACGTTGTTGCTCTTGCCTCTGGGAGTGGGGGCACCCGAGGTCAGCCCATTTCTGCTGCTGGGCCAGGGACTGCTGCTGGGGCTGGCGCTGCTGCTGGGGGAGGCACCGGTAGGGTATGGCGGGCGGCCCAGCATGCTGTGGCTTTTCACCCTGGGATGCGCCACCGCTGGGCTGGTGTTGAGCAGCCTGCCGCTGCTGCAACTGCCCGCTGCGGTGCGGCGGGCCGAGGCCCAAATGCAGGGCGGGTTAGGCGCAGACTATAGCAACCAGATCCCAGCTCAGGTGAGGCCCTGGCTGCGATCGCACCCTTTTATCCTGGCGGATCTGGTTCGGGGCCTGCCGCAGGCGGCGGTGTCTCCTGAGGAGGGGGCATTGCCCATCGCGCCCCAGCGCCAGACCGTCTTCACCCCAGACGGCGTGGCTCTGGCCCTGGATTTCTACCAGCCGCCGCCCTCCTCTACCCAGCAGTCACCGCGCCCCGCTATCGTTACCATCTATGGCGGGGCCTGGCAGCGGGGCGACCCCGCCGCAACGGCCCGCTTTAGCACCTACATGGCGGCCCAGGGCTACGTGGTGGTGGCCATTGACTATCGCCACGCGCCTGACTACCGCTTTCCCACCCAGCTTGAGGATGTGCAGACAGCGCTGGCATGGGTGGGCGATCGCGCCTCTGACTATCACATTGACCCCAGCCGCATTGCCCTGGTGGGATGGTCGGCAGGAGCCCATTTAGCCCTGCTGGCCGCCTATGCCCCTGGGGGCTACCCCCTTCGAGCAGTGGTAAATTACTACGGCCCGGTCAACCTGGCGGCGGGCTACTACGACCCGCCCGTGCCCGACCCAATCGACACCCGGGCCGTATTGGAAAGCTTTTTGGGCGGTACCCCCGAGCAATTGCCCGAGCTTTACCGGCGGGCCTCACCAATTTTTTCGGTAGGGCCAGGACTGCCGCCCACGCTGCTGATCTACGGACAGCGCGACCATGTGGTGAAACCCAGCTACGGCCAGCAGCTGTACGAGCAGCTGCAAACTAGCGGCAACCGGGCAGCCCTGATCGCCATTCCCTGGGCTGAGCATGCCTTTGATGCGGTATTTCGCGGCCCCAGCAACCAAATTGCCCTGTACTATACCGAACGGTTTTTGGCCTGGGCGCTGCGGCCTGGACCTTAG
- a CDS encoding Zn-dependent hydrolase encodes MVLLQTLSVNGKRLNQSIDDLAQIGQLENGGICRLAFSSEDLQGRELVRRWMVEAGLSTCVDTAGNLIGRRPGRTNAPAIATGSHIDTVPCGGKFDGNLGVLAGIEVARTLQENNVVLEHPFEVIVFADEEDTMVGGRAIAGTASLNAADYHRKDGRPIDECVNAAGGNWEQLALSRRTRDDICAFVELHVEQGSVLETAQKQIGVVQGIVGMQRYQIHITGRPNHAGTTPMDQRQDALVAAAQVVLVVNRLGKRPPAQQVATVGALQVWPNADNIVPGQVQCSIDVRDLNQYVINDLIDDLKEELRLIAQNTDTKIEIVPQLNVAPSPAADHIQAVIAEVCDSFGLSHLPMPSRAGHDALEMGRFTDMGMIFVPSEGGFSHSEVEYTTPEECVNGANVLLETVLRLDRHYR; translated from the coding sequence ATGGTTCTTCTACAAACCCTTAGCGTCAACGGCAAGCGCCTCAACCAAAGCATCGACGACCTGGCTCAGATCGGGCAGCTCGAAAACGGCGGCATCTGTCGGCTGGCCTTCAGTTCAGAAGACTTGCAGGGGCGCGAGTTGGTGCGGCGATGGATGGTAGAAGCGGGCCTGAGCACCTGTGTTGATACCGCTGGTAACCTGATTGGCCGCCGCCCTGGCCGCACCAATGCCCCGGCCATTGCCACCGGCTCGCACATCGACACCGTGCCCTGCGGCGGCAAATTCGACGGCAACCTGGGCGTGCTGGCGGGCATCGAAGTCGCCCGCACCCTGCAAGAAAACAACGTTGTGCTCGAGCACCCCTTTGAGGTGATTGTCTTTGCCGACGAAGAAGACACTATGGTGGGCGGCCGCGCCATAGCGGGCACCGCCTCTCTCAACGCCGCCGACTACCACCGCAAAGATGGTCGTCCCATCGACGAGTGCGTCAACGCGGCGGGCGGCAATTGGGAGCAGCTGGCCCTGTCTAGGCGCACCCGCGACGACATCTGCGCCTTTGTCGAACTCCATGTTGAGCAGGGCAGCGTGCTTGAGACGGCCCAAAAGCAAATCGGCGTGGTGCAGGGCATTGTGGGCATGCAGCGCTACCAAATTCACATCACCGGGCGGCCCAACCACGCGGGCACCACTCCGATGGATCAGCGCCAAGATGCCCTGGTGGCCGCTGCTCAGGTAGTGCTTGTGGTAAACCGTTTGGGCAAGCGTCCCCCGGCTCAGCAGGTGGCCACGGTGGGTGCGCTGCAAGTGTGGCCCAACGCCGACAACATTGTGCCTGGCCAGGTGCAGTGCAGCATTGACGTGCGCGACCTCAACCAGTACGTGATCAACGATCTAATCGACGACCTCAAAGAAGAGCTGCGGCTGATTGCCCAGAACACCGACACCAAAATCGAGATTGTGCCCCAACTCAACGTCGCCCCCAGCCCTGCGGCTGACCACATTCAGGCAGTTATTGCTGAGGTATGCGATAGCTTTGGCCTGAGCCATCTGCCCATGCCCAGCCGCGCCGGGCACGATGCCCTGGAGATGGGTCGCTTTACCGACATGGGCATGATATTTGTGCCCAGCGAGGGCGGCTTCAGCCACTCAGAGGTGGAGTACACCACTCCGGAGGAATGCGTGAACGGGGCCAACGTGCTGCTAGAGACCGTGCTGCGCCTCGATCGCCACTATCGGTAG